One Drosophila willistoni isolate 14030-0811.24 chromosome 2R unlocalized genomic scaffold, UCI_dwil_1.1 Seg167, whole genome shotgun sequence DNA segment encodes these proteins:
- the LOC6643860 gene encoding dedicator of cytokinesis protein 9 isoform X3, giving the protein MERKFTRGLNKHSSAVQMRESVSQLVRESAVLSKPPVVEPIDFEAFIAKNKTVIQNDPQRELLIYPTDDVSEIIMPRKQRTNVKSVADRFEPPNEAIVCPLHGPAANLMASNNGHTQVSRQGSIQSNGSLQNGSISNGGTNGTNGTPSGNGHGQLSRKSSQCSNGSSSQKLSQESSYESALSSTTLRSHLAQPEEIEEFADDDACGEDQLDGYVQGSKAECTRFTRQALYTYRAKNHLIHYKYSAYGGNCHDLPSISPAEELLEEVYEIDADQDRIDEQMTRSQADSITKQGYLLKGPDSAADRMFANIGNKSFKRRYCYLRQEIDGTYMLELHKDEKQGEAKATIVMDFCTEVVQNPKRGRFCFELRMTAGHKSFTLAAENEQDFKDWLSKLSSVLAQNKAQEEKRNASLERQPQTQPPSANTSIEPITFGTLKGLDQSLHPQLMKYGRETDHSIALARREQRRRLFACYQSPVKASPGENLEQYREHFGTRILLSCHSLKFRLQCLPTDSVPDGATGEQLCQVEPYITSLALYDAKAGRKISENFYFNINDPAAGQLLPNTPVPASVAGCGVPRKSSTEGDERRAAASSQSPHSLFDGVSSDLLRCPRSQLQKLHQCLLSISAPHSDIFLVLRIEKILQCSIQQAAEPYVKAARDSKLGQKCHKAAKNCAQHIGHYRQPFAWAARALFKPYSHELDVEPHKEFEFSTIYRQELPKLRDDELLKLLLDYRKPEKFSKFTVIPGLMKMQIQLVDQSPVPCSLSKSLNPLANFNPASKQSLTLELAEFQTQNEREAYPYTSFCNHLYVYPLSLQFDSQKLFSRARNITVVVELRDGDGEYSKPLKCIYGRPGQDLLVSQIACPVLHHNVSPTWYEEIKLRLPLGLFPEHHLLFSFYHVSCNLSKKRDSHAAFETPIGYAWLPLLQKNRVCLEEQQLPVAATLPVGYLSIQPLGWGKGQNCGPDIQWIDNQRPLYLVALRLDSTVLTADQHLHNFFAHCERLLEGGKTGALPAETETCKILKATHAIDMKSLINYLPTLLNELFTLLVHTQSEEIGQNVIRLLTNIIHLITDQAKRTDLLMSYVKYVFHAPYYSQQTARMRTVHGELCRHLPYLLNPNNTDFLIVNKFMRYSSIFFDLIVKSMAQHLLATGRIRMLRNERFPKEYSDRVEQLIKVLIPYIITRYEDLGEETQQLNKSLARFVRQCLTYMDRGFIFKLIRCYMDEFSPGNPRILHEYKFNFLKEICQHEHYVPLNLPFILNPKNRPPEMMQHFTLSEQFCRQHFLSGLLLQELKSSLNEVGHVRRHALAIFKDLLAKHELDSRYQQRGQLSRIALLYVPWLGIVMDNLHRIDDLSESGGAASTPNGHVYADSASYTKRLSCSSSYVFSKDSSTFGSLTSTPRSKNRLTSPYRTSLHMKDNNYLAAIAGQAITNGISNLSLNSNSDSGHSQDTTTIGAYTNGGESDVALRNGHNRSVSVTHAQVFSRCDKFSAGESKDLLLGFLFIVKHLSQDQMVGWWQNCNETETLQFLSILDLCLLQFRYVGKKNVSLTPDARLGRSAKANTLPARTAPPCAENGQEQTNGLGGGTLNQTRENLLEDMDILAKSQLALYESNLATEVGMIILDCLGMYVLQFRQLLTDSLVLPKLARVYLRFLQLGQSERLSKHVFAALRAFINNYAVALFKGNAMLCGQMVYELLKACDSRLVDIRHESCAVLYLLMRSNFEFSGRKALTRVHLQVIISVSQMIGNVIGLNNARFQESLSIINSYANSDKAMKGTGFPLEVKDLTRRVRTVLMATAQMQAHHMDPERLLELQYSLANSYASTPELRHTWLVTMARNHEQNGNLSEAACCHLHIAALMCEYLRLRGGCSLNWSSTAFKKISRNIPLDEQGLKLDAGAQDSQYTEQMLLEQLKQCADFLDRAERFECLGELYKLILPIYERARNFIELAHCYEHLTQAYNKIVEVNRSGKRMLGRFYRVVFYGMMYFEEDHAIEFVYKEPKLTSLSEISERLAKQYKEKFGADVVKLIMDSSPVKVEELDAKLAYIQVTHVIPFFSKDELDQRLNEFEQNHDVDTFMYETPFTKSGAARGNVEDQWKRKTVIKTQYSFPYVLKRIPVKSREIIELSPIEVAIDEMQSKVSELEEIILPPADVKKLQLRLQGSVAVTVNAGPLAYAHAFLDAKVIKNFSIDRVGDLKDVFRDFIGVCHKALCVNERMICADQKEYHLALKENYEKLCQALSELLDDASFQPFSNDDADSIAQRNSMALFNAISGASNNSRLYFAEQNTNNYHSHPHHIPQHTHTTSLK; this is encoded by the exons ATGGAGCGTAAATTTACGCGGGGCTTGAATAAGCACAGCTCTGCTGTCCAAATGAGAGAGAGTGTCTCTCAGCTGGTGCGTGAGAGCGCAGTTTTG AGTAAACCTCCAGTGGTGGAGCCAATAGATTTTGAGGCATTTAtagccaaaaataaaacagtcATCCAGAATGATCCGCAACGGGAATTGCTTATTTATCCAACTGATGATGTTTCG GAGATCATTATGCCTCGCAAGCAACGCACAAATGTCAAATCGGTTGCCGATCGATTTGAGCCACCCAATGAGGCGATTGTTTGTCCCCTACATGGACCCGCCGCTAACTTGATGGCCTCCAATAATGGACACACACAAGTGAGTCGTCAGGGCAGCATTCAATCGAATGGAAGTCTACAGAATGGCAGCATTTCGAATGGTGGAACCAATGGGACAAATGGAACTCCCTCGGGAAATGGTCATGGTCAGCTCTCACGCAAGAGTAGCCAATGCTCGAATGGTTCAAGCAGTCAAAAACTCTCACAGGAATCGTCTTATGAATCTGCCTTATCATCCACCACATTGCGTTCCCACTTGGCCCAGCCGGAAGAAATCGAAGAATTCGCCGATGATGATGCATGCGGGGAAGATCAATTGGATGGTTATGTACAGGGTAGCAAAGCAGAATGCACAAGATTCACACGACAAGCTCTATACACCTATAGAGCCAAGAATCACTTGATTCATTATAAATATAGTGCTTATGGTGGCAATTGTCACGATTTACCAAG caTCTCGCCTGCTGAGGAACTTCTGGAAGAAGTCTATGAAATAGATGCCGATCAGGATCGCATAGATGAACAGATGACACGTTCTCAAGCGGATAGTATCACCAAACAGGGCTATTTACTCAAAGGTCCAGATTCAGCAGCGGATCGCATGTTCGCCAATATAGGGAATAAATCTTTCAAGCGACGCTACTGTTACTTGCGTCAAGAGATCGATGGGACTTACATGTTAGAGTTGCACAAAGATGAGAAACAGGGCGAAGCTAAGGCCACCATTGTGATGGATTTCTGCACTGAGGTGGTGCAG aATCCCAAACGTGGACGTTTTTGCTTTGAGTTGCGCATGACAGCGGGACATAAATCCTTTACATTGGCCGCTGAGAATGAGCAAGACTTTAAGGATTGGCTAAGTAAATTATCCTCGGTTTTGGCCCAAAATAAGGCTCAGGAGGAGAAGAGAAATGCATCACTGGAACGTCAACCCCAGACACAACCTCCAAGCGCCAACACGAGCATAGAACCAATTACTTTTGGCACTCTCAAGGGTTTGGACCAATCATTGCATCCACAGTTGATGAAATATGGCCGGGAGACAGATCATTCCATAGCTCTGGCTAGAAGAGAGCAACGTCGTCGTCTTTTTGCCTGCTATCAGAGTCCTGTGAAAGCAAGTCCCGGCGAGAATCTAGAGCAATATCGTGAACACTTTGGCACGAGAATCCTGCTTAGTTGTCATAGCCTAAAATTTCGCTTACAGTGTCTGCCAACAGACTCTGTACCAGATGGAGCTACCGGGGAACAGCTGTGCCAAGTTGAGCCCTATATAACCAGTCTTGCACTGTACGATGCCAAAGCAGGGCGTAAAATAAGTGAAAATTTCTACTTTAATATTAATGATCCGGCTGCGGGTCAACTTCTGCCCAATACTCCAGTGCCAGCCTCAGTAGCGGGGTGTGGAGTGCCAAGGAAATCATCGACAGAAGGCGACGAGAGACGTGCCGCCGCGTCATCACAATCTCCTCATTCCCTTTTCGATGGTGTCTCCTCGGATCTGTTGCGTTGCCCACGCTCCCAACTTCAGAAATTGCATCAATGCTTGCTCTCCATAAGTGCGCCGCATTCGGATATCTTTTTGGTTCTCAGAATAGAGAAAATCCTGCAGTGCAGCATACAGCAGGCAGCAGAACCTTATGTTAAAGCAGCTCGTGATTCAAAACTGGGACAAAAGTGCCATAAAGCTGCGAAGAATTGTGCCCAGCATATTGGACACTATCGTCAGCCATTCGCCTGGGCAGCTCGTGCCCTGTTCAAGCCCTACAGTCACGAACTGGATGTGGAACCACATAAGGAATTTGAATTCTCTACCATTTACCGTCAAGAGTTGCCTAAACTGCGGGACGATGAATTGTTGAAGCTTTTGCTTGACTATCGCAAGCCGGAGAAGTTTAGTAAATTCACCGTTATACCTGGTTTAATGAAGATGCAAATCCAATTGGTGGATCAGTCGCCTGTGCCGTGTAGTCTTAGTAAGTCATTGAATCCTCTGGCCAATTTTAATCCTGCCTCAAAGCAAAGTCTCACACTGGAATTGGCTGAATTCCAAACACAAAACGAACGTGAAGCCTATCCCTATACGAGTTTCTGTAATCATCTCTATGTCTATCCATTGAGTTTGCAATTCGATAGTCAAAAATTGTTCTCGAGAGCCAGAAATATAACCGTCGTAGTGGAGTTACGTGATGGCGATGGCGAGTACAGTAAACCCTTGAAG TGCATCTACGGTCGGCCCGGACAAGATTTGCTCGTCTCGCAAATTGCCTGCCCTGTGCTGCATCACAATGTCTCACCCACTTGGTATGAGGAAATCAAATTGCGTCTGCCTTTGGGTCTATTTCCGGAGCATCATTTGCTCTTCTCCTTCTATCATGTTTCGTGTAATTTGAGCAAGAAACGCGACAGTCATGCGGCGTTCGAGACACCCATTGGCTATGCCTGGTTGCCATTGCTGCAAAAGAATCGCGTCTGCCTGGAGGAGCAACAGTTGCCAGTGGCGGCCACTTTGCCAGTGGGTTATCTATCTATTCAGCCCTTGGGCTGGGGCAAAGGG CAGAATTGCGGACCGGATATACAATGGATCGATAATCAGAGACCTCTGTATCTGGTGGCCCTGCGATTAGACTCCACGGTACTGACAGCGGATCAACATTTGCACAATTTCTTTGCCCATTGTGAACGTCTGTTGGAGGGCGGCAAGACTGGAGCTTTGCCCGCCGAAACGGAAACCTGCAAAATCCTAAAGGCCACCCATGCCATTGACATGAAATCTTTGATTAACTATCTTCCCACGCTACTGAATGAGCTATTTACGCTATTGGTGCATACCCAATCCGAGGAGATTGGCCAAAATGTCATACGTCTGTTGACCAACATTATCCATTTGATTACGGATCAGGCCAAGAGAACCGATTTGCTTATGTCGTATGTTAAATATGTATTCCATGCCCCCTATTATAGTCAACAGACGGCCAGAATGCGTACGGTTCATGGTGAATTGTGTCGCCATTTGCCATATCTTTTGAATCCCAACAATACGGATTTCCTGATTGTCAACAAATTCATGCGCTATTCGTCgatattttttgatttgattgtGAAGAGCATGGCGCAGCATTTGTTGGCCACGGGACGGATACGTATGCTGCGAAACGAACGCTTTCCCAAGGAATACTCCGATCGGGTGGAGCAATTGATTAAGGTACTGATACCCTATATAATCACACGATATGAGGATCTGGGCGAGGAGACGcaacaattgaacaagtcattGGCTCGTTTTGTGCGTCAATGTTTGACTTATATGGATCGAGGATTTATATTCAAACTCATACGCTGCTACATGGATGAGTTCTCGCCTGGAAATCCTAGGATTCTGCATGaatataaattcaatttcctGAAAGAGATTTGCCAGCATGAGCACTATGTTCCATTGAATCTTCCGTTTATATTGAATCCAAAGAATCGTCCACCCGAAATGATGCAACATTTCACATTGTCGGAACAGTTTTGCCGCCAGCACTTCCTGTCGGGCTTACTGCTGCAAGAGCTGAAGAGCAGCCTCAATGAGGTGGGACACGTTAGACGCCATGCCTTGGCCATTTTCAAGGATCTGCTGGCCAAACATGAGCTAGATTCACGCTATCAACAGCGGGGACAACTCTCACGCATAGCTCTGCTCTATGTGCCATGGCTAGGAATTGTCATGGACAATTTGCATCGCATCGATGATCTGTCCGAATCGGGCGGAGCTGCTTCCACGCCCAATGGACATGTCTATGCAGACTCTGCATCGTATACCAAACGTTTGAGTTGTTCCAGCAGTTATGTCTTCAGTAAGGATTCATCCACATTTGGTTCTCTCACCTCGACGCCGAGATCAAAGAATCGTTTGACTAGTCCCTATCGGACTTCGCTGCACATGAAGGACAATAACTATTTGGCTGCCATTGCGGGTCAGGCCATAACCAATGGCATATCAAATTTATCCCTCAATTCCAACTCGGACTCCGGG CATTCCCAAGACACAACGACCATTGGCGCCTATACAAATGGTGGCGAATCGGATGTGGCTCTGCGAAATGGGCACAATCGCTCGGTTAGCGTCACCCATGCTCAGGTTTTCTCACGCTGCGATAAATTCAGTGCTGGCGAGAGCAAGGACTTACTGCTCGGCTTCCTGTTTATCGTTAAACACTTGTCTCAGGATCAAATGGTGGGCTGGTGGCAGAATTGCAATGAAACGGAAACTCTGCAATTTCTCTCCATTCTGGATCTGTGTCTCTTGCAATTCCGTTATGTGGGCAAAAAGAATGTGTCACTTACGCCGGATGCTCGTTTGGGCAGATCCGCCAAAGCTAATACTTTGCCAGCTCGCACTGCTCCTCCCTGCGCGGAGAACGGTCAGGAACAGACAAATGGTCTGGGAGGAGGCACTCTGAATCAAACTAGAGAGAATCTACTGGAGGATATGGACATTTTGGCTAAAAGTCAATTGGCCTTATATGAATCCAATTTGGCCACTGAGGTGGGCATGATAATTTTAGATTGCCTGGGCATGTATGTCCTGCAATTTCGTCAACTTCTCACGGATAGCCTTGTCCTGCCCAAGTTGGCTCGTGTATATTTGCGTTTCCTGCAACTGGGACAATCCGAGAGATTGTCAAAACACGTATTCGCCGCTTTGAGAGCCTTCATCAACAACTATGCCGTGGCTCTGTTCAAGGGAAATGCCATGTTATGTGGCCAAATGGTCTACGAGTTACTCAAAGCCTGCGACAGTCGCCTGGTGGACATTCGCCATGAGTCCTGCGCCGTCTTGTATTTGCTTATGCGCAGCAATTTTGAATTTAGTGGGCGCAAAGCCCTCACCCGCGTCCATTTGCAGGTTATCATTTCGGTCTCGCAAATGATTGGCAACGTTATTGGCCTCAATAATGCCCGATTCCAGGAGAGTTTGTCGATAATCAACAGTTATGCCAATAGTGATAAGGCCATGAAGGGCACAGGATTCCCACTGGAGGTCAAGGATCTCACTAGGCGAGTGCGCACGGTGCTAATGGCTACCGCTCAAATGCAAGCCCATCACATGGATCCGGAACGTTTGCTGGAATTGCAATATTCACTAGCCAATTCATATGCTTCCACTCCAGAGCTGCGTCACACCTGGCTAGTCACCATGGCTCGAAATCATGAGCAGAATGGCAATCTGTCTGAGGCAGCCTGCTGTCATCTTCATATTGCCGCCCTTATGTGTGAATATCTACGCCTACGAGGCGGCTGCTCCCTCAACTGGTCTTCCACGGCTTTTAAGAAAATATCGCGTAATATTCCCCTAGACGAACAGGGTCTCAAATTGGATGCCGGTGCCCAGGACTCTCAGTATACAGAGCAAATGTTGCTGGAGCAATTGAAACAATGCGCCGACTTTTTAGATCGTGCCGAACGCTTCGAGTGTTTGGGTGAACTGTATAAGCTGATTTTACCCATCTACGAGAGGGCCAGAAACTTTATTGAGTTGGCCCATTGTTATGAGCACTTGACCCAAGCCTACAACAAAATCGTTGAAGTGAATCGCTCCGGCAAACGAATGCTCGGTCGTTTCTACCGCGTGGTCTTCTATGGCATG ATGTACTTTGAAGAGGATCATGCCATTGAATTTGTCTACAAGGAACCGAAACTCACCTCGCTAAGTGAAATATCCGAACGTCTGGCCAAGCAATACAAAGAGAAATTCGGCGCCGATGTTGTTAAACTTATAATGGATTCATCGCCA GTAAAAGTTGAAGAACTGGATGCCAAATTGGCTTATATACAGGTGACTCATGTCATACCCTTCTTCTCCAAGGATGAGTTGGATCAGAGGCTCAATGAATTTGAGCAAAATCACGATGTGGATACATTTATGTATGAGACACCATTCACCAAATCGGGTGCAGCACGTGGCAATGTGGAAGATCAATGGAAACGCAAAACCGTCATTAAGA CGCAATATTCATTTCCTTATGTATTGAAGCGCATTCCTGTTAAGTCGCGCGAAATAATCGAACTAAGTCCCATTGAAGTGGCCATAGATGAAATGCAATCAAAGGTTTCAGAGCTGGAGGAGATTATCTTGCCGCCAGCCGATGTGAAGAAGTTGCAACTACGTTTACAGGGTAGTGTGGCTGTGACAGTAAATGCAGGTCCTTTGGCCTATGCTCATGCCTTCCTCGATGCCAAGGTCATCAAGAATTTCTCAATCGATCGTGTTGGCGATCTAAAAGATGTTTTTCG CGATTTCATTGGGGTCTGTCACAAGGCTTTGTGTGTTAATGAACGCATGATTTGTGCCGACCAAAAGGAATATCATTTGGCTTTGAAGGAAAACTATGAGAAATTGTGCCAGGCCCTTAGTGAGTTACTTGACGATGCATCCTTCCAGCCGTTTAGCAACGACGATGCCGACAGCATAGCTCAACGTAATAGCATGGCCTTGTTTAATGCTATCAGTGGCGCCTCCAATAACTCAA GATTGTATTTTGCAGAGCAAAATACCAACAACTACCACTCCCACCCACACCACATaccacaacacacacacacaaccagtCTTAAGTGA